The proteins below come from a single Spirochaetota bacterium genomic window:
- a CDS encoding IS5/IS1182 family transposase, whose product RFRRILVRWEKRADTFLAMLHIACGIITWRATGLLE is encoded by the coding sequence ATCGATTCCGGAGGATTCTTGTTCGATGGGAAAAAAGAGCTGATACTTTTCTTGCAATGTTGCACATCGCATGCGGAATCATTACATGGAGAGCAACTGGCCTACTGGAATAG